The nucleotide sequence TAAATGCGACGATGATCCACAGCACGCAGTGATGGATCAACCGTACGGTCCCGGTACTCATGAAAGAGAAAAGCCATCCGCCCGCAACGGTCATGAGCCACCCACCACCATGGGTCTCGGAAAAGAGGGCAAACCCCGTCAGGATCTCGATAACGAAGACGATGAAGAGGGTGAAGTAGGTCAGCCCTGCCATGCCGGTATGACCAGGGGAGTGGGGCAGATCATCTTTGAGGAAGGCATAGAACAACGCCGTGTCGATGGTATTCTTCCAGCGCGCGGCGTTCACAAAGATGAACTGGTTCATCCTCGCGTACTTGTTGCCCGCAAACCACCAGTAGATCCTCACGAGAAAACTCACGACAAACACATAGGCCGAGATGAAGTGGATGTACCGCATCTTGGCCATAATGAACTGATTCTCTCTGACAGCATGGATGAAGGGTGCCCCGATATAGAACCCGGTGACCGAGAGCATCACGATGGCGACGACATTCACCCAGTGCGTCAATCGAACCGGAAACTCCCAGACATACAGTGCCTTTGTCATGGCCGCCTCCTAGGTTACCCTTACCTTGATGATCTCATCGCGCTCTGCATCGACAACGTGGATCGCGCATGCCATGCAGGGATCGAAGGAATGGATGGTCCTCAGGATCTCCAGGGGCTTGTTCGGATCTTTCAACGGGGTGCCGACCAAGGCAGCTTCATAGGGGCCCCTCTGTCCCTTTGCGTCCTTAGGAGAAGAGTTCCATCCGCCGGGGACAACACACTGATAGTTCGCGACCTTGCCGTCTTTGATCACCACCCAATGACCGAGTGCGCCGCGCGGCGCCTCGTGGAAGCCGAAGCCCTTTGCCTCTTTGGGCCATGAAGAGGGTTCCCATTTCTCAGGGTTATGGATGCGGAAGTCTCCGGCCTTGATCTTTGCCGCCAGATCGCCGATCCAGACGGGAAGCATCTCAGCGGTCACGAGAGTCTCGATACCCCTTGCAGCGGTCCGTCCGAGCGTCGAGAAGAGCGCTTCCGGCCCAACTCCAAGCTTCTGGAGGACCATCGTGACCACTTCCTTAATCCGCTTATGGCCTGAGGCATAGGCGATGAGCATCCTCGATAGGGGACCAACCTCTGTCGAAAGCCCGTCATAGCGAATACCCTTGACCCAGCTGTACTTCTTGTTCGTGTCGAGAAATTCGTAGGGCGGTTTCGGACCAGTGTAGTTGGGGTTCGTCTCACCGTCCCATGGATGCTTTGCCTTTTCGTCGCCGTCACTGTACTTGTACCAGGCATGGGCAACATCCTCGGTGACCTTCTTGTGCTCGACAGGCTCAACCTTTGCCAGATTCTTGGCCCTGATAAAGCCTGCAGGC is from Thermodesulfovibrionales bacterium and encodes:
- the cybH gene encoding Ni/Fe-hydrogenase, b-type cytochrome subunit, with the translated sequence MTKALYVWEFPVRLTHWVNVVAIVMLSVTGFYIGAPFIHAVRENQFIMAKMRYIHFISAYVFVVSFLVRIYWWFAGNKYARMNQFIFVNAARWKNTIDTALFYAFLKDDLPHSPGHTGMAGLTYFTLFIVFVIEILTGFALFSETHGGGWLMTVAGGWLFSFMSTGTVRLIHHCVLWIIVAFTIIHVYISWHNDIVERNGLTSSIFSGYKNMEE